The following coding sequences lie in one Eubacterium ventriosum genomic window:
- a CDS encoding virulence RhuM family protein, which produces MSKELQIRNSTVDFLVFTRDAREDGIEVRVQNGDVWLTQKAISQLFDVDRSVVTKHLSNIFKEGELDENSTCANFAQVADNGKTYNYKFYSLAAIIAVGYRINSERAMQFRTWATKVLDTFTKQGYVLDKSRLINGQIFDEDYFEHLIAEIQEIRASERRFYQKITDIYATAVDYDKNSQVTREFYATVQNKMHYAVHGNTAAEVIVARANHNKKHMGLKSWKNAPDGKIVKTDVSIAKNYLEKEELAELNEIVTMYLDYATRQARRHIPMTMEDWKTKLDAFLRFNDAEVLQDKGKVTAAIAKEFAESEFEKYRVIQDSLYESDFDKLMNDMEKNDAIH; this is translated from the coding sequence ATGAGCAAAGAATTACAGATAAGAAATAGCACTGTTGATTTCTTGGTTTTCACACGAGATGCAAGAGAAGACGGAATAGAAGTCAGGGTTCAGAATGGTGATGTATGGCTTACGCAGAAAGCAATTTCGCAGCTTTTTGATGTAGATAGAAGTGTGGTTACAAAGCATCTGAGTAATATTTTTAAAGAGGGCGAATTAGATGAAAATTCAACTTGTGCAAATTTTGCACAAGTCGCTGATAATGGAAAAACATACAACTACAAATTTTATTCACTAGCTGCAATTATTGCTGTGGGCTATCGCATTAATTCAGAGCGGGCAATGCAGTTTAGAACATGGGCAACAAAGGTATTGGATACATTTACAAAGCAGGGTTATGTTCTTGATAAAAGCAGATTGATTAATGGACAGATTTTCGACGAAGATTATTTTGAGCATCTTATTGCTGAGATTCAGGAAATCAGAGCAAGTGAGAGAAGATTTTACCAGAAAATTACAGACATATATGCAACAGCAGTTGATTATGATAAGAATTCACAGGTGACAAGAGAGTTTTATGCAACAGTACAGAATAAGATGCATTATGCAGTTCATGGTAATACAGCGGCAGAAGTGATTGTTGCAAGAGCCAATCATAACAAGAAACATATGGGACTTAAATCATGGAAAAATGCGCCTGATGGTAAAATTGTAAAAACAGATGTGTCAATTGCAAAAAACTATTTAGAAAAAGAAGAACTTGCAGAATTAAATGAGATTGTGACAATGTATCTTGATTATGCAACAAGACAAGCACGAAGACATATTCCTATGACTATGGAAGATTGGAAAACAAAGCTTGATGCATTTCTTAGATTTAATGATGCAGAAGTACTTCAGGATAAAGGAAAAGTTACTGCGGCTATTGCGAAAGAATTTGCAGAAAGCGAATTTGAAAAATACAGAGTTATACAGGATTCACTATATGAAAGTGACTTTGATAAATTGATGAATGATATGGAAAAGAATGATGCTATCCATTAG
- a CDS encoding GNAT family N-acetyltransferase translates to MNDLIELKLIKREDAECLYKLQIEAFMPLYEKYQDDATSPAKESLEIIEKKIVEDKSDFYFILFNGEKAGAVRVKWYKGGKVYENVNWIASIFIIPHFQNKGIASNIIKQLFTIYPNAIEWRLDTIKQEERNCYLYEKCGFVKTGDETVANENMTLIDYVKNCIRVRRFKEEDTKEVRNLIVRNFLEVNSKDYGISAMEKLAKGYDVEKILNVASYAHMYVFEFDGKIIGTGSISSFWGSETESILLSIFVLPEFHGKGVGRKIINTLETDEFYVRASRIEIPASITATEFYRKFGYDYKNGIKELDDEHHYRLEKFKETELK, encoded by the coding sequence ATGAATGATTTAATTGAACTGAAACTGATAAAAAGAGAGGATGCAGAATGTTTGTATAAACTGCAGATAGAAGCATTTATGCCCTTATATGAAAAATATCAGGATGATGCTACAAGTCCAGCAAAAGAAAGCCTTGAAATAATAGAGAAAAAGATAGTTGAGGACAAATCAGATTTCTATTTTATTTTGTTTAATGGTGAGAAGGCTGGAGCTGTAAGAGTTAAATGGTATAAAGGTGGAAAAGTATATGAGAATGTAAATTGGATAGCTTCTATTTTTATTATTCCACACTTTCAAAATAAGGGAATTGCCAGCAATATTATTAAGCAATTATTTACTATCTATCCAAATGCTATCGAATGGAGGTTAGATACGATTAAGCAGGAAGAGAGGAATTGTTATTTGTATGAAAAATGTGGATTTGTTAAAACAGGAGATGAAACAGTTGCAAATGAAAATATGACATTGATTGATTATGTGAAAAATTGCATTAGGGTGAGGCGATTTAAGGAAGAGGATACCAAAGAGGTCAGAAATCTTATTGTCAGAAATTTCTTAGAGGTTAACAGTAAAGATTATGGCATATCAGCAATGGAGAAACTTGCAAAGGGTTACGATGTGGAAAAGATTTTGAATGTGGCAAGTTATGCGCATATGTATGTCTTTGAATTTGATGGAAAAATAATTGGAACAGGTTCTATCTCAAGTTTTTGGGGAAGTGAAACAGAAAGTATACTTTTGTCCATTTTTGTCCTCCCAGAATTTCATGGAAAGGGTGTTGGAAGAAAAATCATAAATACTTTAGAAACGGATGAATTTTATGTAAGAGCAAGCAGAATAGAGATACCGGCATCCATTACAGCAACTGAGTTTTATAGAAAATTTGGATATGATTATAAGAATGGTATTAAGGAATTGGATGATGAGCATCATTACAGATTGGAAAAATTTAAGGAGACAGAATTGAAATAA
- a CDS encoding DUF6061 family protein, whose amino-acid sequence MKYNRMDNIVEYAYNMDNGYVEVWFTDGNMLRIKCEEVEAALRTTEQSLAKLHRLLDNKPIEYVAMAMAGEMQAGIL is encoded by the coding sequence ATGAAATATAATCGAATGGATAATATCGTGGAATATGCTTATAACATGGATAACGGCTATGTTGAGGTGTGGTTTACAGATGGAAATATGTTGCGGATAAAGTGTGAAGAAGTGGAGGCTGCTCTGAGGACAACGGAGCAGTCACTGGCGAAGCTGCATAGGTTGTTGGATAACAAGCCAATAGAGTATGTTGCAATGGCTATGGCCGGGGAGATGCAGGCAGGCATATTGTGA
- a CDS encoding DUF1848 domain-containing protein — protein MILSVSRRTDIPNYYSEWFYNRIKEGFLYVRNPMNAHQISEIKITPDVVDCIVFWTKNPLPMIKRLDEIKDYNYYFQFTLTGYGNDVEVNLPNKKTEMIPIFQALSEKIGKQRVIWRYDPIFFSDRYTKEYHLKAFKSIAEALSGYTEKCVISFVDVYPKNKKNMDGLSSYELNDDELREFAQELSKIATDNNIKIGSCAEKIDLDECGIVHNCCIDRELIEKIIGCKLNVGKNKNQRIECGCVESVEIGTYNTCKNGCAYCYANYSSKSVETNAAKYDPLSPLLCGKVQEDDKITIRKVESLKETQLSIFDI, from the coding sequence ATGATATTAAGTGTAAGTAGAAGAACGGATATTCCTAATTATTATTCGGAATGGTTCTATAATAGAATAAAAGAAGGATTTTTATATGTTCGTAATCCTATGAATGCTCATCAGATAAGTGAAATAAAAATCACTCCAGATGTTGTAGATTGCATAGTGTTTTGGACAAAGAACCCTTTGCCAATGATAAAGAGGTTAGACGAGATAAAAGATTATAATTATTATTTTCAATTCACATTAACTGGATATGGAAATGATGTTGAGGTTAATTTGCCAAATAAAAAAACAGAAATGATTCCGATATTTCAAGCGTTGTCTGAAAAAATTGGTAAGCAAAGAGTGATTTGGAGATATGATCCTATATTTTTTTCTGATAGATATACAAAAGAATATCATTTGAAGGCATTTAAAAGTATTGCAGAGGCTTTAAGTGGATACACGGAAAAATGCGTGATTAGTTTTGTTGATGTATATCCAAAAAATAAAAAAAATATGGATGGGTTATCAAGCTATGAATTAAATGATGATGAGCTTAGAGAATTCGCTCAGGAATTAAGCAAGATAGCAACTGATAATAATATTAAGATTGGAAGCTGTGCAGAAAAAATAGATTTGGATGAATGTGGTATAGTTCATAATTGCTGCATAGATAGAGAATTAATTGAAAAAATTATTGGATGTAAACTCAATGTTGGCAAAAACAAAAATCAGCGTATAGAATGCGGATGTGTTGAAAGTGTTGAAATAGGTACGTATAATACATGTAAAAATGGATGTGCATATTGTTATGCAAATTATAGTTCAAAAAGCGTAGAAACAAATGCTGCCAAATACGATCCATTATCTCCACTTCTATGTGGCAAAGTTCAAGAAGATGACAAAATAACGATTAGAAAAGTTGAGTCATTAAAAGAAACACAGCTAAGTATTTTTGATATTTGA
- a CDS encoding MobA/MobL family protein, whose translation MAFIIALPEPFCNMDKQRVLKDFTELFRRTYGVNCIAAMHHNKTKTNLHIHLILSEREELKNGIKKIATRNMFYDETGKHVRTKKEILDDMGM comes from the coding sequence TTGGCTTTTATTATTGCATTGCCTGAACCATTCTGTAACATGGACAAACAGAGGGTATTGAAAGATTTTACTGAGCTGTTTAGAAGAACTTACGGAGTAAACTGCATTGCAGCAATGCATCACAACAAGACAAAAACAAACTTGCACATTCATTTGATACTTTCAGAAAGAGAAGAATTGAAAAATGGCATAAAGAAAATTGCCACAAGAAACATGTTTTATGACGAAACAGGAAAGCATGTAAGGACCAAAAAGGAGATACTGGATGACATGGGAATGTAA
- a CDS encoding helix-turn-helix domain-containing protein, with the protein MIISYKKLWKLLIDKDMMKKELAEKANVSSASIAKLGRNENVNTDILLRICTALECDFSDIMEIVNDDK; encoded by the coding sequence ATGATTATAAGTTATAAAAAACTTTGGAAATTGTTAATTGACAAAGATATGATGAAAAAGGAGTTGGCAGAAAAGGCTAACGTAAGTTCAGCTTCCATTGCAAAACTAGGAAGAAATGAAAATGTGAATACAGATATTTTGTTAAGAATATGTACAGCATTGGAATGTGATTTTTCTGATATAATGGAAATTGTTAATGATGATAAATAA
- a CDS encoding very short patch repair endonuclease, protein MDRLTKEQRHRNMSNIKNKDTSIEIKLRKALWEKGYRYRKNYNKLPGKPDIVLTKYKIVIFCDSEFFHGKDWEKLKLQLKKGKNSEFWISKISKNIERDEKIEKELEFMGWTVIRFWGKDINKNVDECIKVIEEKIFDNMTADDSL, encoded by the coding sequence ATGGATCGTTTAACAAAAGAACAACGTCATAGGAATATGAGTAACATAAAAAACAAAGATACAAGTATTGAGATTAAACTAAGAAAAGCATTATGGGAAAAAGGGTATCGATACAGGAAGAACTATAATAAGCTTCCGGGAAAGCCGGACATTGTTCTCACTAAGTACAAAATTGTAATATTTTGTGACAGTGAATTTTTTCATGGAAAGGATTGGGAGAAACTAAAGTTACAGTTAAAAAAAGGAAAAAATTCAGAATTTTGGATTAGTAAAATATCTAAAAATATAGAAAGAGATGAAAAGATTGAAAAAGAACTGGAATTTATGGGATGGACAGTTATTAGATTTTGGGGAAAAGATATAAATAAAAATGTTGATGAATGCATTAAAGTTATTGAGGAAAAAATATTCGATAATATGACAGCTGATGATTCATTATAG
- a CDS encoding DNA cytosine methyltransferase: protein MKYRAIDLFAGIGGIRKGFDNAFGKNIDTVFVSEWDEYAQKTYRANYKDKFEIAGDITKIDEKDIPEFDICLAGFPCQAFSLAGKRMGFDDDYKGMCRGTLFQDVVRICEYHKPKVIFCENVKGLTIHDRGRTFKVIKSAFEQIGYTVYDKVLNSKDFGVPQNRERIYIVAFRKDINSENFEFPVGNKPDTCIRDIMEEQEVSVKYYLSTTYIETLKRHKARHAAKGNGFGYEIRDLDGKAGAIVCGGMGRERNLIIDNRLTNFVPVTHIKGEVNREGIRKMTPREWARLQGFPDDFKLELADTHLYKQFGNSVTVNVIEAIADKIKVILDADEKAKSVVETVNIRQTKKERAVG, encoded by the coding sequence ATGAAATATAGAGCAATAGATTTATTTGCCGGAATTGGTGGAATAAGAAAAGGATTTGATAATGCTTTTGGGAAAAATATAGACACGGTATTTGTGAGTGAATGGGATGAATATGCACAGAAAACATATAGAGCAAATTACAAAGATAAGTTTGAAATAGCAGGAGATATCACGAAGATTGATGAAAAAGATATACCTGAGTTTGATATATGCTTAGCAGGATTTCCGTGTCAGGCATTTTCACTTGCAGGAAAGAGAATGGGATTTGATGATGATTACAAGGGAATGTGCAGAGGTACATTATTTCAGGATGTTGTAAGAATATGCGAATATCACAAACCAAAAGTTATTTTTTGTGAAAACGTAAAAGGTCTTACGATACATGACAGAGGAAGAACTTTTAAAGTTATTAAGAGTGCCTTTGAACAGATAGGATATACGGTATACGATAAGGTTTTAAACAGCAAAGATTTTGGTGTTCCGCAGAATAGGGAAAGAATTTATATAGTTGCATTCAGAAAAGATATTAATTCTGAAAATTTTGAATTTCCGGTAGGAAATAAACCTGATACATGCATACGTGATATTATGGAAGAGCAGGAAGTAAGTGTTAAATATTATCTGTCGACAACATATATAGAAACTTTAAAGAGACACAAGGCAAGACATGCGGCCAAAGGAAACGGATTTGGTTATGAAATAAGAGATTTAGATGGAAAAGCAGGAGCTATTGTTTGTGGTGGTATGGGAAGAGAAAGAAATCTCATCATAGATAATAGACTTACAAATTTTGTACCTGTTACTCATATTAAGGGTGAAGTTAACAGGGAAGGAATTCGTAAAATGACACCTAGAGAATGGGCAAGACTGCAGGGATTCCCGGATGATTTTAAGTTAGAATTGGCGGATACACATTTGTATAAACAGTTTGGTAACAGTGTAACTGTTAATGTCATTGAAGCAATAGCAGATAAAATTAAAGTGATTCTTGATGCAGATGAAAAGGCAAAATCCGTTGTAGAAACTGTAAATATCAGGCAAACAAAGAAAGAACGCGCTGTAGGATAA
- a CDS encoding HpaII family restriction endonuclease, which translates to MIKGNKGEWSELYVLLRLLAYGRIYAADDQVKKIENVYFPILKIMREEVKGKKLEYRIGTNEDIEIYNNDIKIKSVSREQLKKEADYLYNEIVNMKSRSFEIEHTEKFANAIECYRLAAPSSDKTDITMQIHDIHTGFEPICGFSIKSELGSAPTLLNASGATNFAFEVEGINDEQMEQINALNNPKSKIMDRMEQIFSLGIVKYSKPLNEKFANNLMLIDSRMEEIIAQVLICYYRDNISDCKDIINKLEEENPLRFPNKGFYEFKFKKFLCSVALGMMPSKEWDGHDEANGGYIIVSSDGDVLAYHIYNRDYFEKYLLDNTKLERGSTSRHGFASLYKEDGKIYMNLNLQVRFK; encoded by the coding sequence ATGATAAAAGGCAATAAAGGTGAATGGAGTGAACTATATGTGTTATTGAGACTGTTGGCATATGGCAGGATTTATGCAGCGGATGATCAGGTTAAAAAGATTGAAAATGTATATTTTCCAATTCTTAAAATAATGCGTGAGGAAGTAAAAGGAAAAAAACTTGAATATAGGATAGGAACTAATGAAGACATTGAAATCTATAATAATGATATTAAGATAAAAAGCGTTAGTAGGGAACAGTTAAAAAAAGAGGCGGACTATTTATATAATGAAATAGTAAATATGAAGAGTAGATCATTTGAGATTGAACATACAGAAAAATTTGCAAATGCTATTGAGTGTTATCGTCTTGCAGCACCATCTAGTGACAAAACAGACATTACAATGCAAATACATGACATACATACAGGATTTGAGCCAATATGTGGGTTTAGTATTAAATCGGAATTAGGGAGTGCTCCAACACTTCTAAATGCATCAGGTGCAACGAATTTTGCATTTGAGGTCGAAGGAATTAATGATGAACAGATGGAACAGATAAATGCACTTAATAATCCAAAGAGCAAGATAATGGACAGAATGGAACAGATTTTTTCGCTTGGAATAGTTAAGTATTCAAAACCATTAAATGAAAAATTTGCAAATAATCTAATGCTTATAGACAGCCGTATGGAAGAGATAATTGCACAGGTGCTAATTTGTTATTACCGTGATAACATAAGCGATTGTAAAGATATTATAAATAAGCTCGAAGAGGAAAATCCTCTTAGATTTCCAAACAAGGGGTTTTATGAATTCAAATTCAAGAAGTTTTTATGCTCAGTTGCATTGGGTATGATGCCATCTAAGGAATGGGACGGACACGATGAAGCTAACGGAGGTTACATAATTGTATCTTCAGACGGAGATGTGTTAGCATATCATATATACAACAGAGATTATTTTGAAAAGTATTTATTGGATAATACCAAACTGGAAAGAGGTTCAACAAGTAGACATGGTTTTGCATCCTTGTATAAAGAGGATGGCAAAATATATATGAATCTTAATTTGCAGGTTAGGTTTAAGTAG
- a CDS encoding TIR domain-containing protein, protein MGKKIFVSYKYKDNNVKELPNVTQPTWPCDYVDYIRNNVLKDDDIYKGENSDEDISAWSEDKIWNHLKGKIYDSTITIVLVSPNMKEDCKWQRSQWIPWEISYSVKETTRNNRMSHRNALLVVVLPDKLGSYKYYDKKNLFPILKSNIDNGYAYVVTWEDFLKYASTDISIAFGHKDSTPSYEIVKSL, encoded by the coding sequence ATGGGAAAAAAGATATTTGTTTCGTATAAATATAAAGACAATAATGTGAAGGAATTACCTAATGTAACGCAACCAACATGGCCGTGTGATTACGTTGATTATATTAGGAATAATGTTTTAAAAGATGATGATATTTATAAAGGTGAAAATAGTGATGAAGATATTTCTGCATGGAGCGAAGATAAAATTTGGAATCATTTAAAAGGAAAAATCTATGATAGTACAATCACTATTGTTTTGGTGTCACCTAATATGAAAGAAGATTGTAAATGGCAACGATCACAATGGATTCCGTGGGAAATTAGTTATTCGGTTAAAGAAACGACCAGGAATAACCGAATGAGTCATCGGAATGCTCTTCTTGTTGTAGTTTTACCAGATAAATTAGGATCATATAAATATTATGACAAAAAAAACCTTTTTCCAATATTAAAAAGTAATATTGATAATGGGTATGCTTATGTTGTTACATGGGAAGATTTTTTGAAATATGCAAGCACAGATATAAGCATTGCATTTGGCCATAAAGATAGTACACCATCATATGAAATTGTGAAATCTCTTTAA
- a CDS encoding SIR2 family protein: MFIGAGFSKSVGYVDWKNLLKDVADDLGLDIDKEYDLVSLAQYCYNKNRNRSIINDLILDEFNKEKGIDENHRIIARLPIFTYWTTNYDSLIEDALEEAQRIVDIKYNNKQLSLTKQHRDAVIYKMHGDKNNPDEAILIKDDYEKYYREHAQFITALSGDLISKTFLFIGFSFSDPNIDYILSRVRIDYGEQNNRQHYAIMRKVNEKDYDNRAEYEYAQRKYDFFIEDLKRYNIRVLLIDEYEEITDILNEIDKRLNHNNVFISGSAQEYGEYTEKEALEFIESLSKELILQDFNIISGFGLGVGSSVIIGALQEIYMKRKSINEDRLLLRPFPQGIEDNNSRQILWKKYREDMISRSGVSIFLFGNKLVDGEIVLANGVESEFEIALERHCLIVPVGCTGYMAKEIWKKVDSNMSDFYTNVDDVLIEAFKKLNSKSSKSELIPDILSFIKLFENGKYSPR; the protein is encoded by the coding sequence ATGTTTATTGGAGCAGGTTTTTCTAAAAGTGTGGGATATGTTGATTGGAAAAATTTACTTAAAGATGTAGCAGATGATTTGGGGTTGGATATAGATAAGGAGTATGATTTAGTTTCTTTAGCTCAGTATTGTTATAATAAAAATAGAAATAGAAGTATTATTAATGATTTGATTTTGGATGAGTTTAATAAAGAAAAAGGGATTGATGAAAATCATCGTATTATCGCACGTTTACCGATTTTTACATATTGGACAACAAATTATGACTCCTTGATTGAAGACGCATTAGAGGAAGCTCAAAGGATTGTAGATATAAAGTATAATAATAAACAACTTTCTCTTACAAAACAACACAGGGATGCCGTTATATATAAAATGCATGGAGATAAGAACAACCCTGACGAAGCGATATTAATAAAAGATGATTATGAAAAATATTATAGAGAGCATGCACAATTCATTACGGCATTAAGTGGAGATTTGATTTCAAAAACATTTTTATTTATCGGATTTAGTTTTTCAGATCCAAATATTGATTATATATTAAGTCGGGTTAGAATTGATTATGGAGAGCAAAATAATAGACAGCATTATGCAATTATGCGTAAAGTAAATGAAAAAGATTATGATAATCGAGCAGAGTATGAGTATGCACAACGTAAATATGATTTTTTTATTGAAGACCTTAAACGCTATAATATACGTGTTCTCCTTATTGATGAGTATGAAGAAATTACGGATATTTTAAATGAAATAGATAAAAGACTGAATCATAATAATGTTTTTATTTCAGGTAGTGCTCAAGAATATGGCGAGTATACTGAAAAAGAGGCTTTAGAATTTATCGAATCATTAAGTAAAGAATTAATTTTGCAGGATTTTAATATAATTTCGGGTTTTGGTTTAGGTGTGGGTAGTTCTGTTATTATTGGTGCATTACAAGAAATATATATGAAACGAAAAAGTATAAATGAGGATAGATTACTTTTACGCCCGTTTCCACAAGGAATAGAGGACAATAATAGTCGGCAGATTTTATGGAAAAAGTATAGAGAAGATATGATTTCTAGGTCTGGTGTGTCAATCTTCTTATTTGGTAACAAATTAGTCGATGGAGAAATTGTATTGGCTAATGGTGTGGAATCAGAATTCGAGATTGCTTTAGAACGACATTGTTTGATAGTTCCTGTTGGATGTACAGGGTATATGGCGAAAGAAATATGGAAAAAAGTGGATTCAAATATGTCAGACTTTTATACGAATGTTGATGATGTATTGATTGAAGCATTTAAAAAATTAAATTCTAAATCTAGTAAATCAGAACTAATACCTGACATTCTTTCGTTTATTAAATTGTTTGAAAATGGCAAATATAGTCCAAGATAA
- a CDS encoding TIR domain-containing protein, with amino-acid sequence MAHKTFISYKWSEAQDLRDDIITALGEDATYYKGETSESPDLTDTSTENIKKNLKDMMYDTSVTIVILSPNMKESKWIDWEIEYCLKDITRKDRTSHTNGVVAVIMKVDNSYEWFKKSGTNCHGSSTVSYELDKVFDIISQNHFNSNPEQWHCDKCKTYDWLNGSYITFVEEETFLDDPEKYINNAYDKSENDASGYDLVKQR; translated from the coding sequence ATGGCACATAAGACATTTATTTCGTATAAATGGAGTGAAGCACAGGATTTACGAGATGATATTATAACTGCTCTTGGTGAGGATGCTACATACTATAAAGGTGAAACAAGTGAATCACCAGATTTGACGGATACATCGACTGAAAATATTAAAAAGAATTTGAAAGATATGATGTATGATACTTCTGTTACAATTGTGATTTTATCACCCAACATGAAAGAGAGTAAATGGATTGACTGGGAGATTGAATATTGTTTGAAAGATATAACGCGTAAAGATAGAACTTCACATACAAATGGAGTTGTAGCTGTTATTATGAAAGTGGATAATAGTTATGAGTGGTTCAAAAAAAGTGGAACAAATTGTCATGGTTCTTCGACGGTATCATATGAATTAGATAAAGTGTTCGACATTATTTCACAGAATCATTTTAATTCAAATCCGGAACAATGGCATTGTGATAAATGTAAAACATATGATTGGTTAAATGGTTCGTATATTACTTTTGTTGAAGAAGAAACATTTTTGGATGATCCGGAAAAATATATTAATAATGCGTATGATAAAAGTGAGAATGATGCGAGTGGATATGATCTTGTAAAACAAAGATAA